In a genomic window of Candidatus Thiothrix sulfatifontis:
- a CDS encoding acetyltransferase encodes MGLSKMILFGVRSPLVVEYEETCHRLGLKIEMAVSVNGSPRLVDQSRVVNINELPPSIIGKRFIACAFTPSRRAALIAQAQQLGFVLDDPLIDPSAILARSVRIGEGSFINAGVVVGAVSMIGNGVLVNRAVSLGHHTVLGDYVSIGPGATLAGNIHIGAGTMIGAGATILPDIRIGENALIAAGSVVRKHVPDGVLVVGNPAQERSYNPAKSSLYVEDGE; translated from the coding sequence GTGGGTTTGTCAAAAATGATTTTGTTTGGCGTGAGATCTCCGCTGGTTGTGGAGTATGAGGAAACCTGTCATCGACTAGGGCTTAAGATAGAAATGGCAGTCAGCGTGAATGGTTCACCTCGATTAGTTGATCAATCCCGCGTTGTTAATATTAATGAACTCCCTCCTTCTATCATAGGTAAAAGATTCATTGCTTGTGCTTTTACTCCATCCCGCCGAGCAGCGTTGATTGCTCAGGCACAACAGTTAGGTTTTGTTTTGGATGACCCATTAATTGATCCAAGCGCGATACTGGCACGGTCTGTACGTATCGGAGAGGGAAGCTTTATTAATGCAGGCGTTGTCGTCGGGGCAGTCTCCATGATCGGTAATGGTGTATTGGTTAATCGCGCAGTATCTTTGGGACACCACACTGTATTAGGTGATTATGTAAGTATTGGACCCGGAGCAACCCTGGCTGGGAACATACATATAGGTGCTGGTACTATGATTGGGGCAGGGGCAACCATACTTCCTGATATTCGCATTGGTGAAAATGCACTGATAGCCGCCGGTTCAGTAGTTCGTAAGCATGTTCCTGATGGGGTATTAGTAGTAGGGAATCCTGCTCAAGAGCGTTCTTATAATCCCGCAAAATCAAGCCTGTATGTAGAAGATGGAGAGTAG
- a CDS encoding IS4 family transposase, whose product MCPIRDNRHQINVAHGVILCIQDTTELDFNGQETEGLGRLSYDKQRGMYLHPTLCITPDRLPLGITDTWMWSRGLSKAADLANPGIKESRRWIEGYERVAELAARCPEHRLIYTGDRESDFYDLLKRAQALDYPADLLIRAQHNRALGDDLKLWDAIDQQQALTRITFTKPRKQGEKPRKVVQEIKVLRYTLRPKSKHPMLLTLVQAKEINPPAGKSSLIWRLVTNRCVETADAACELIDWYRARWEIEMFFDVLKVGCRVEKLQLDTKERIEKALALYIMVAWRIMFLMRLGRTCPELPADLVFDPLEWKVSFRLGKKALPDGIPTLNQVIRNLAELGGFLGRKCDGEPGAKSIWLGYSRVLDCIYGIQMARFC is encoded by the coding sequence ATGTGTCCAATTCGGGATAATCGACATCAGATCAATGTTGCACACGGCGTTATCCTGTGTATTCAAGACACCACCGAACTGGATTTCAATGGGCAGGAAACCGAGGGTTTGGGGCGTTTATCCTACGATAAGCAACGCGGGATGTACCTGCATCCGACCTTGTGTATCACCCCAGACCGTCTGCCATTGGGGATCACCGATACGTGGATGTGGTCACGGGGCTTGAGCAAAGCGGCGGATCTTGCCAACCCCGGCATCAAAGAAAGCCGTCGCTGGATTGAAGGGTATGAACGGGTAGCCGAACTGGCGGCACGCTGCCCTGAACACCGCCTCATCTATACGGGCGACCGTGAAAGCGACTTTTATGACTTACTCAAACGGGCGCAAGCCTTGGATTACCCGGCTGACCTGCTGATACGGGCGCAACATAACCGCGCCTTGGGGGATGACCTCAAACTGTGGGATGCCATTGATCAACAACAGGCGTTGACTCGTATCACTTTTACCAAACCGCGCAAGCAGGGTGAAAAGCCTCGCAAAGTGGTACAAGAAATCAAGGTGTTACGTTATACCCTGCGTCCCAAAAGTAAGCATCCAATGCTATTGACCTTGGTTCAAGCCAAAGAAATCAACCCACCCGCCGGAAAATCGTCCCTCATTTGGCGTTTAGTCACCAACCGTTGTGTAGAGACCGCCGATGCCGCCTGTGAACTCATCGATTGGTATCGGGCGCGTTGGGAAATCGAGATGTTTTTTGATGTCCTGAAAGTCGGCTGTCGCGTCGAAAAACTGCAACTGGACACTAAAGAGCGCATCGAAAAAGCCCTCGCGCTCTACATCATGGTGGCTTGGCGGATTATGTTTCTGATGCGGTTGGGGCGTACCTGCCCAGAACTTCCGGCTGATCTGGTGTTTGACCCGCTGGAATGGAAAGTATCCTTCCGGCTCGGCAAAAAAGCACTACCCGATGGCATACCTACCCTCAATCAAGTGATCCGCAATCTAGCGGAACTGGGGGGCTTTTTGGGCAGAAAATGCGATGGCGAACCGGGGGCTAAAAGTATCTGGCTTGGCTACTCAAGGGTGCTGGACTGTATTTATGGGATTCAGATGGCTAGGTTCTGTTGA
- a CDS encoding IS982 family transposase: MPLEDFITHVYCLIDDWLKKLPVILRHRGFSPVFSDAEVLTLEVVAEFMGYEQDKQAWEYFRRHWLEWFPKLPSRSTYVRQAAHLWRVKQQLHADLCREMGVMGNGVHRVDGFPLKLCNFRRANHCRLFAGLAGYGYCASKDQHYYGFQAVLLVSGCGVVTGINVMAANHDEADGIWECLHGQTGLMPGDKGFIRPIHQAGLQAIGLNLQTPLRRNMQDDRPKEYVQELMRERRLVETVIGQLTERFHIQRIRARDRWHLTVRIFRKVLSHTVAVFLNRMLGNSSLQLVNLLV, from the coding sequence ATGCCCTTGGAAGACTTTATCACCCATGTGTACTGCCTGATAGACGACTGGCTGAAGAAACTGCCGGTTATTTTGCGCCACCGTGGTTTCAGCCCGGTCTTCAGTGATGCCGAAGTGCTGACATTGGAGGTGGTGGCTGAATTTATGGGATATGAACAGGACAAACAGGCTTGGGAGTATTTCCGTCGCCACTGGCTGGAGTGGTTTCCCAAGCTTCCCAGCCGTAGCACTTATGTCCGCCAAGCGGCACATTTGTGGCGGGTAAAGCAGCAGCTTCATGCTGACCTGTGCAGGGAAATGGGTGTGATGGGAAACGGCGTGCACCGCGTGGATGGTTTCCCCCTGAAGCTGTGTAATTTTCGGCGTGCGAACCATTGCCGTTTGTTCGCGGGATTGGCGGGCTACGGCTACTGTGCATCCAAAGACCAGCACTACTATGGTTTTCAGGCCGTCTTGTTGGTGAGCGGTTGTGGTGTGGTCACGGGCATCAACGTGATGGCAGCCAATCATGATGAAGCTGACGGCATCTGGGAATGCCTGCATGGACAAACGGGCCTTATGCCGGGGGATAAGGGGTTTATCCGACCTATCCACCAAGCAGGGTTGCAAGCCATCGGCCTGAATTTGCAAACCCCACTGCGCCGTAATATGCAGGATGACCGCCCCAAGGAATACGTTCAGGAACTCATGCGGGAGCGGCGTTTGGTCGAGACGGTCATTGGGCAATTGACGGAGCGTTTCCATATCCAGCGTATCCGGGCACGGGATAGGTGGCACCTGACCGTCAGGATTTTTCGCAAAGTGTTGAGCCATACCGTGGCAGTATTCCTTAATAGGATGCTTGGTAACTCATCCTTACAGTTGGTCAACTTGCTGGTGTAA
- the uvrA gene encoding excinuclease ABC subunit UvrA has protein sequence MEKFIRIRGARTHNLKNIDLDLPRDKLIVITGLSGSGKSSLAFDTIFAEGQRRYVESLSAYARQFLSMMEKPDIDHIEGLSPAISIEQKTTSHNPRSTVGTITEIYDYLRLLYARAGVPRCPTHHVDLQVQTVSQMVDQVLSLPEGSKLMLLAPVVRERKGEHVQLFDSLRAQGYLRARVNGVVYELDVPPTLELRKKHTIEVVIDRFKVRDDMQLRLAESLETALKLANGLATVAWMDGDGEDMIFSANYACPHCGWSLTELEPRLFSFNAPAGACQTCDGLGVEQFFDPQRVVANPSMSLAGGAVRGWDRRNAYYFQILTSLAEHFSFDVEQPWDELPASVHKLILHGSGLEEVEFTYVGQKGQIYTRSHTFEGVLNNLKRRYRETDSSAVREELAKYLASRACPDCGGTRLNEQARNVFIAGRNLPAITHLPIGESHAFFRSLNLPGTQGQIADKILREIALRLEFLVNVGLDYLTLSRSAETLSGGEAQRIRLASQIGAGLVGVMYVLDEPSIGLHQRDNARLLKTLFRLRDLGNTVIVVEHDEDAIRSADHVLDIGPGAGVHGGYIIAQGTPEEVFATPDSVTGQFMSGRRKITMPAQRTPFNPERTIKLIGATGNNLNDVSLEIPLGLLTCITGVSGSGKSTLINRTLYPFLARHLHDSSVEVAPVREVLGVEQIDKIIDIDQSPIGRTPRSNPATYTGVFTAIRDMFAATQEARSRGYLPGRFSFNVKGGRCEACSGDGLIKVEMHFLPDVYVTCEVCEGKRYNRETLDIRYKGKNISEVLAMTVEDACEFFAAVPSIHTKLQTLMDVGLSYITLGQNATTLSGGEAQRVKLAKELSKRGTGKTIYILDEPTTGLHFHDVDQLLQVLHRLRDGGNTVVVIEHNLDVIKTADWVVDLGPEGGSRGGHVIAVGTPEQVAEAEGSFTGQFLKRML, from the coding sequence ATGGAAAAATTCATCCGCATTCGCGGCGCACGCACCCACAACCTGAAAAACATCGACCTTGACCTGCCGCGTGACAAGCTGATCGTGATCACGGGCTTGTCGGGGTCGGGCAAGTCGTCGTTGGCGTTCGACACGATTTTTGCGGAAGGGCAGCGGCGTTACGTCGAGTCGCTGTCCGCCTACGCCCGCCAGTTCCTGTCGATGATGGAAAAGCCGGACATTGACCACATCGAAGGGCTTTCCCCGGCGATTTCCATCGAGCAGAAAACCACTTCGCACAACCCGCGTTCCACCGTCGGCACGATTACCGAGATTTACGACTACCTGCGCCTGCTGTATGCGCGTGCCGGTGTGCCACGTTGCCCGACGCATCACGTTGATTTGCAAGTGCAAACCGTCAGTCAGATGGTCGATCAGGTATTGAGTTTGCCCGAAGGCAGCAAGCTGATGTTGCTGGCTCCGGTGGTACGCGAACGCAAGGGCGAGCATGTGCAACTGTTTGATTCGTTGCGGGCGCAAGGCTATTTGCGGGCGCGGGTGAATGGCGTGGTCTACGAACTGGACGTGCCGCCGACGCTGGAATTGCGCAAGAAACACACCATCGAAGTGGTGATTGACCGCTTCAAAGTCCGCGACGACATGCAGTTGCGCCTCGCCGAATCGCTTGAAACCGCGCTGAAACTCGCCAACGGGCTGGCAACAGTGGCGTGGATGGACGGTGACGGCGAAGACATGATTTTTTCCGCCAACTACGCCTGCCCGCATTGCGGCTGGTCGCTGACCGAACTCGAACCGCGCTTGTTCTCGTTCAACGCACCCGCTGGCGCGTGCCAGACTTGCGACGGTTTGGGCGTGGAACAGTTTTTCGACCCGCAACGGGTGGTGGCAAACCCGTCGATGAGCCTTGCGGGTGGCGCAGTGCGCGGCTGGGATCGGCGCAACGCCTACTACTTCCAGATACTCACATCTTTGGCAGAACATTTCAGCTTTGACGTGGAACAGCCGTGGGACGAATTGCCCGCTTCTGTCCACAAACTGATCTTGCACGGCAGCGGTTTGGAGGAGGTGGAATTCACCTACGTCGGGCAAAAAGGGCAAATTTACACCCGTTCGCACACTTTTGAAGGCGTATTAAACAACCTCAAACGCCGTTACCGCGAAACCGATTCGAGTGCGGTGCGCGAAGAATTGGCGAAATACCTTGCCAGCCGTGCTTGCCCGGATTGCGGCGGCACACGCTTGAACGAACAGGCGCGGAACGTGTTCATCGCGGGGCGCAACTTGCCAGCGATCACCCATTTGCCGATTGGCGAAAGCCATGCGTTTTTCCGCAGCCTGAATTTGCCGGGGACGCAGGGGCAAATCGCCGACAAGATTTTGCGCGAAATTGCCTTGCGCCTGGAATTTCTGGTCAATGTCGGGCTGGATTATCTGACCCTGAGCCGCAGCGCGGAAACGCTCTCCGGCGGCGAAGCACAACGCATCCGCCTCGCGTCGCAAATTGGCGCGGGGCTGGTCGGGGTGATGTACGTGCTGGATGAGCCATCCATCGGTTTGCACCAGCGCGACAACGCCCGCTTGCTGAAAACGTTGTTCCGCCTGCGCGACCTCGGCAATACCGTGATCGTGGTCGAGCATGACGAAGACGCGATCCGTTCCGCCGATCATGTGCTGGATATTGGCCCCGGTGCGGGTGTGCATGGCGGCTACATTATTGCGCAAGGCACACCCGAAGAAGTGTTTGCCACGCCGGATTCGGTGACGGGGCAATTCATGTCGGGGCGGCGCAAAATCACCATGCCCGCGCAACGCACCCCATTCAACCCCGAACGCACCATCAAGCTGATCGGCGCGACCGGCAATAACCTCAATGATGTATCGCTGGAAATTCCGCTGGGGCTGCTGACTTGTATCACCGGCGTGTCGGGGTCGGGCAAATCGACGCTGATCAACCGCACGCTGTACCCGTTTCTGGCGCGGCATCTGCACGATAGCAGCGTGGAAGTTGCCCCGGTGCGCGAAGTGCTGGGCGTGGAGCAAATCGACAAAATCATCGACATCGACCAAAGCCCGATTGGGCGCACCCCGCGTTCCAACCCCGCGACCTACACGGGCGTGTTTACCGCGATTCGCGATATGTTTGCGGCGACGCAAGAAGCACGCTCACGCGGTTATTTGCCGGGACGGTTTTCGTTCAACGTCAAGGGCGGACGCTGCGAAGCCTGTTCCGGCGACGGTTTGATCAAGGTCGAAATGCACTTTTTGCCGGATGTGTACGTGACTTGCGAAGTGTGCGAAGGCAAGCGTTACAACCGCGAAACCCTCGACATCCGCTACAAGGGCAAGAATATCAGCGAAGTGCTGGCGATGACGGTGGAAGATGCCTGCGAATTCTTCGCCGCTGTGCCGTCGATCCACACCAAACTGCAAACGCTGATGGACGTAGGGCTGTCGTACATCACGCTGGGGCAAAATGCGACCACGCTTTCCGGCGGCGAGGCGCAGCGCGTCAAGCTGGCGAAAGAGCTTTCCAAACGCGGCACGGGCAAGACGATTTATATTTTGGATGAGCCGACCACGGGGCTGCATTTCCACGACGTTGACCAGTTGCTGCAAGTGCTGCATCGCTTGCGTGACGGCGGCAATACCGTGGTGGTGATTGAGCATAATCTGGATGTGATCAAGACGGCGGACTGGGTGGTGGATTTGGGGCCGGAAGGTGGGAGTCGTGGGGGGCATGTGATTGCGGTGGGTACGCCGGAGCAGGTGGCGGAGGCGGAAGGGTCGTTTACTGGGCAATTTTTGAAGCGGATGTTATGA